The proteins below come from a single Uloborus diversus isolate 005 chromosome 10, Udiv.v.3.1, whole genome shotgun sequence genomic window:
- the LOC129231564 gene encoding uncharacterized protein LOC129231564, with amino-acid sequence MNSAAVIGRQLRQQNTGRGGPPPKGGRQRALSHQPLTSNQLQQLQKKEDEKKKVGTIQSIRNKVTVQCLWLTCKALSGGMILLIIGTTMSVVGFYADSLSTEVIESGNRTIEVTDTDRHYHLHNLTYVGPVIMGLGGFVIVAAFVMTFEGHDSGSKVVPMTDDHTTTDGSLLTSLLIEEKSKDKQNGPSSSGPYLCVPQTFDIPDKMRRPSVTLSNSKPVKTPIAREEIKSSLKTKANESTSSRKKESPKVQISVPNDPSKSAKPPPSLPLMNKDNCIGPNGRMRNRELMMMQLCLDEFVPSPQDIEIIDPDGCDTPRRDNSSMDMEVYVSNCPITVRVQVEPRHLASMESDGLSDSDISDPGEIARISRRDMDFPEQQMPLLGRCSPAFSSPEFRGVACSMPLLKRDSSRRFPLLRQGALDSGRAALDVQTETSLA; translated from the coding sequence GCGCGGCTGTTATAGGCAGGCAACTGCGCCAGCAAAACACAGGTAGGGGAGGTCCGCCCCCTAAAGGAGGCCGACAAAGAGCTTTATCTCATCAACCTTTGACCTCGAACCAACTCCAACAGCTCCAGAAGAAagaagatgaaaagaaaaaagtggggACAATACAAAGTATCAGAAACAAGGTTACCGTCCAGTGTTTATGGCTAACTTGCAAAGCTTTGAGTGGTGGTATGATTCTTTTAATCATCGGAACCACTATGTCTGTAGTCGGTTTCTATGCAGACAGTTTATCCACCGAAGTCATAGAGTCCGGAAACAGGACCATCGAAGTGACCGATACAGACAGACATTACCATCTTCATAATTTGACGTACGTCGGACCAGTCATTATGGGCCTCGGTGGTTTTGTGATCGTGGCAGCTTTCGTTATGACTTTCGAGGGGCACGATTCTGGATCCAAAGTCGTCCCTATGACAGATGACCACACAACCACAGACGGTTCTTTATTGACTAGTTTACTCATAGAAGAGAAAAGTAAAGACAAACAAAACGGCCCTTCTTCGAGTGGTCCTTACCTTTGCGTTCCGCAAACTTTTGATATACCTGATAAAATGAGAAGACCTTCTGTAACCCTTTCTAACAGTAAACCAGTCAAGACTCCAATCGCGAGGGAAGAAATTAAATCATCTCTGAAAACAAAAGCGAATGAAAGCACTTCAAGTCGAAAAAAAGAATCTCCGAAGGTGCAAATCAGTGTCCCTAACGATCCGAGCAAAAGCGCTAAACCACCCCCGAGTTTACCTCTGATGAATAAAGACAACTGCATAGGTCCGAATGGTCGCATGAGGAACCGCGAACTAATGATGATGCAACTGTGCCTCGATGAGTTTGTCCCATCGCCACAGGATATAGAAATCATAGACCCCGACGGCTGCGATACCCCGCGCCGGGACAATTCGTCAATGGATATGGAAGTTTATGTCTCGAACTGTCCCATTACCGTTCGTGTGCAGGTCGAACCTCGGCATTTGGCATCGATGGAAAGTGATGGTCTCTCGGACAGTGATATCTCGGATCCAGGAGAAATTGCTCGCATCTCGAGACGAGATATGGATTTCCCCGAGCAGCAAATGCCGTTACTAGGCCGTTGCAGTCCCGCTTTCTCATCTCCCGAGTTCCGAGGAGTCGCTTGCTCGATGCCGTTACTGAAGCGGGACTCGTCTCGGAGGTTCCCTCTCCTGAGGCAGGGGGCTTTAGACAGTGGCAGAGCAGCTCTCGACGTGCAAACTGAAACTTCTTTAGCGTAA